Proteins encoded together in one Megalops cyprinoides isolate fMegCyp1 chromosome 20, fMegCyp1.pri, whole genome shotgun sequence window:
- the LOC118796107 gene encoding nanos homolog 2-like yields MQSGPGKEENALGRRWHFDMWRDYMELAPLMEQLCRRADPAGPERHQPGQQRQQQQRASGSLSPSPASSASDTAGRAAEDSGSAFCAQNGEAPEVCRSHRLKTKFGKVVCPILRKYVCPICGATGDQAHTRHYCLSCSASEPTLL; encoded by the coding sequence ATGCAGAGCGGGCCCGGCAAAGAGGAGAACGCCCTTGGCCGCCGTTGGCACTTCGACATGTGGCGCGACTACATGGAGCTGGCGCCTCTGATGGAGCAACTGTGCAGACGGGCGGACCCCGCCGGTCCCGAGCGTCACCAGCCAGgccagcagaggcagcagcagcagcgcgcCTCTGGATCTCTCAGCCCGAGCCCCGCCAGCAGCGCCTCGGACACCGCCGGCCGGGCAGCCGAGGACAGCGGCTCCGCCTTCTGCGCGCAGAACGGCGAGGCGCCGGAGGTGTGCCGCTCCCACCGGCTGAAGACCAAGTTCGGCAAGGTCGTCTGCCCCATCCTGAGGAAGTATGTGTGCCCGATCTGCGGAGCCACTGGCGACCAGGCTCACACGCGTCACTACTGCCTATCGTGCAGCGCGTCAGAACCCACGCTGCTCTGA